The nucleotide sequence TCCGACGTTTATCGCAGCGCTAACCAATACATCAATATATCTGCTGATTCAAGTTCCATTGATGATTGTATTGGCGTTATTCTTCTCGGTTCTGTTAAATGATCCTAATTTGAAATTCAAAGGCTTTTTCAGAATCGCGATTTTCTTGCCGTGTGTCACTTCACTGGTTGCCTATTCGGTCATCTTTAAATACCTGTTTGGTGTGGATGGCATCATCAACGTGTTTTTACTCAATTTCGGCTTTATTTCCGAAACGATCAACTTCCTGGCCGATCCGTTTTGGGCGAAAGTGGTCATCATTCTCGCCATCACATGGAGATGGACCGGCTACAACATGATTTTCTATTTGGCGGCTTTGCAGAACGTGGATAAATCGATCTACGAAGCAGCGAAAATTGATGGAGCAAACTCCATTCAGCAATTTTTCCAGATTACCGTGCCAATGTTGAAACCGATCATTTTGTTCACATCGATTACGTCGACAATCGGAACGTTGCAGATCTTCGATGAAATCGTCAACATCACAAACGGCGGACCCGGCAATGCGACGATTTCGATTTCGCAGTACATCTACAACCTGTCGTTCGAATACACGCCTGACTTCGGTTATGCGTCGACCGTCTCTTACGTCATTGTGATTCTAGTGGTAATTCTTTCGATTATTCAATTCAGAGTGGCGGGTGAGAAGAAATGAAGAACATCAAAAGAGCCTTTATCTACGTGTTTCTAAGCCTTGCAGCCATTGTATCCATTTTCCCGTTTTTATGGATGCTCGTTAGCATCACCAATAAATCATCGGATGTGACAAAAGGGCGTTTGCTTCCAGGCACTCATTTGATCGAAAACATGACGACGCTGTTTGAATCGGTGGACATCGTTCCGGCGTTGGTCAACTCGACAATTATCGCGGTCATCACGACCGTAGTGACGCTCTTGCTGGCATCGCTTGCCGGCTACGGTTTTGAAATCCACCGCAGCAGAGGGAAAGACATCGTCTTTAACATCCTGCTGTTGTCGATGATGATTCCGTTTGCAGCGATCATGGTGCCTTTGTACCGCATGTTCGGCAGCATCAGCGACACGGCGCCGCTTTTCGGCATCGACTCGCTCGGCGCGGTCATTTTGCCGACAGCGACTACGGCATTCTTCATCTTCTTCTTCCGCCAGAACACGAAAATGTTTCCGAAAGATTTGGTGGAAGCGGGAAGAATTGATGGCTTGAGCGAAATCGGCGTCTTCTTCCGGATCTACATGCCGACGATGAAAACGACCTATGCCGCAGCAGCGATCATCACGTTTATGAACAGCTGGAACAACTACTTATGGCCATTGGTCATCTTACAATCACCGGAAAAACGGACCATTCCATTGCTGATTTCCAATTTGGGTTCGAGCTACTCGCCTGACTACGGCGTCATCATGTCGGCGATTGTCATCGCGACATTGCCGACAGCGCTTGTGTTCTTCCTGATGCAGAAACACTTTGTAGCCGGCATGATGGGATCGGTTAAGGGTTAAATGAAATAGCTGCACTTGCCTCAGGCGGGCGCAGCTATTTTGATACATATCGAATAACACGAAAAACACAGTGATTTTAACAAGTGAATAAATTAAGGAAATTAGAAAGTCCGCTTGATCTGCTTTACTACGAGGAGGTATATTGTGCCGATTTTATACAATGGCTCCACACGGGAGTTTCACCTGCAAACCGAAAAAACGAGCTATATTTTTAGCGTGATGGAAAACGGCCAGTTGGGCCAGCTTTACTACGGGAAGAAATTGCGCCACCGGGAGTCGTTCGAGCGCTTGTTCCATGTGGAAGCGACGCCGAATACTGCCTGCACGACAGAAGGAGATTTGGTCTTTTCGCTCGATCTCGTCAAACAAGAGTATCCGGCATACGGAACGACGGATTTCCGTGAGCCCGCTTACCAAGTGCTGCAAGAAGGGGGCAGCCGCATCACCGATTTTGTCTATCAGGACCACCGGATTTTCGGAGGCAAAGAGAAACTGGAAGGCTTGCCGGCCACGTATTCTGAAAACGACAGGGAAGCGACGACCTTGGAAATTACGTTATACGATAAGGAAATCGACGTGGAAGTCCGGCTGTCGTACACCGTTTTTGAAGAACTGGATGCCATTGCCCGCTCGGCCCGTTTTACCAATTACGGTGAGGCGGATGTCAACTTGACGCGGGCGCTGAGCGTCAGCATCGATTTGCCGGATGCCAACTTTGAGATGGTGCAGCTGTCAGGAGCATGGGCACGGGAGCGGCACATCAAAAACCGCCGGCTGGTGCCGGGGCTTCAAAGCATCGCGAGCACGCGCGGGACGAGCAGTGCCCAGCAAAATCCGTTCCTGGCATTAAAGCGGCCGGAAACGACGGAACACCAAGGCGAAGTCTACGGCGCGAGCCTGGTTTACAGCGGCAATTTCCTGGCGCAGGTTGAAGTGGACCATTACGACACGGCGCGTTTGATGATGGGCATCAACCCGTTCGATTTCAATTGGCTCCTGAAAAACGGGGAGTCGTTCCAGGCGCCGGAAGCGGTGCTGGTGTATTCGGACGCGGGCTTGAATGGCATGAGCCAGACTTACCACCAGCTGTACCGCACCCGATTGGCACGCGGGAAATGGCGCGACCGGGAACGTCCGGTGCTGATCAACAACTGGGAAGCGACGTATTTCGATTTTGATGAACAGAAAATATTTGAACTCGCGCAGTCATCGAAAGAGCTCGGAGTGGAATTGTTCGTCCTGGACGACGGCTGGTTCGGCAAGCGCGATGCCGACACGAGTTCGCTCGGCGACTGGTTCGAAGACAAGCGTAAATTGCCGAACGGCATCACGCAATTGGCAAAAGCCATTTCGGGCCTTGGGATGGAATTCGGCTTGTGGTTTGAGCCGGAAATGGTGTCAAAAGCGAGCGACTTGTACAACGCGCATCCGGATTGGGTGATCCACGTGCCGAACCGCCGAATGTCGCATGGCAGAAACCAGTTGGTGCTGGATTTCTCCCGCCAGGAAGTCGTCGACTACATCTATGGTTTGATGGCGAAAGTCCTGCGGGATGCACCGATTTCCTACGTGAAATGGGACATGAACCGCTACATGACGGAAGTCGGCTCGCTCGACCTTCCAGCAGACCGGCAGCGGGAAGTGGCGCACCGCTACATCCTGGGTGTGTATTCGCTGTACGAGCGGTTGACTTCGAAATTTCCGCATGTCTTGTTCGAATCCTGTGCAGGAGGCGGCAGCCGCTTTGATCCGGGCTTGCTGCATTATGCACCGCAAGGATGGACGAGCGACGATACCGATGCCGTAGAACGGTTGAAGATCCAATACGGCACGTCGCTTGTGTACCCCGTTTCGTCAATGGGCGCGCATGTCTCGGCCGTGCCGAACCACCAGGTAGGACGAGTGACAAGTTTGGAAACACGCGCAAACGTCGCGTATTTTGGCGCTTTCGGCTACGAACTGGATGTAACGATGATGACAGATGCGGAAAAAGAACAAGTGAAAGAACAGATCCGGTTCTACAAAGAAAACCGGTCGCTGATCCAGCAAGGGCAGTTTTACCGGATTGAAAGCCCGTTTGCAGAAGACGGCAACCGCACGAGCTGGCTGGTGGTGTCGGATGACCAAAGCGAAGCGCTGCTCGGCTATTACCAGATCCTGTCGACCCCGAACCCAGGGCTTTCCCGCATTTTCTTTAAAGGGCTAAACCCTGAGTTCGAGTACGCGATCGAAGGACTTGATGCCACATTTTACGGGGACGAATTGATGGGGGCCGGCTTGCAGCTGAACCGCTACCGCCTGAGTGAACATCCGGCTGATTTTTCTTCAGTCGTCTACAAAGTTAAGCGAGTATAACCGGAACCGGGTTTGCGAAAGATCCATAACGGCAAACCCGCATTCCGCCATACATAGGAGGCGTCAATGTGCTGACTGTTAAAAACGAATCGTTTTATTTCGATGAAAAGCCTTTCCAGATCTTATCGGGGGGCATCCATTACTTCCGGACAGTGCCAGAGCAGTGGGAAGACCGCTTGCAGAAACTGAAGGCGCTCGGGCTGAATACCGTTGAAACGTATATTCCGTGGAACTTTCACGAACCGAAAAAAGGCGAATTCCAGTTTTCCGGAATGGCGGACATCGAACAGTTTATCGAGCTTGCCCAACGAGTGGGGCTTTATGTCATCCTGCGCCCGGCACCGTATATTTGCGCGGAGTGGGAAATGGGGGGCTTGCCGTCCTGGCTCCTAAAAGACAAGGGGCTCGTCATGCGAAGCAGCGACCCGTCTTTCCTGAAGCATGTGGAAGATTATTTCGCCGTTCTGTTGCCGAAATTCAAGCGGCACTTGTGCCAAAACGGCGGGCCAGTCATTGCCATGCAGATCGAAAACGAATACGGCGCCTACGGCAATGATTTGGCATACTTGGATTTCTACAAAGACCAGTATCAAAAGCACGGGCTTGATACCTTTCTGTTCACGTCAGACGGCCCGGATTTCATCACGCAAGGTTCGTTGCCGGATGTTACGACCACACTAAACTTCGGTTCCCGGGTGGATGAATCGTTCAACGCGCTCGAAGCCTTCAAGCCGGGTTCGCCGAAGATGGTGGCCGAGTTCTGGATCGGCTGGTTTGATTATTGGTCAGGAGAGCATACGGTGCGAAGCGGCGACGATGTCGCGGCCGTCTTCAAGGAAATCATGGACAAGAACATTTCGGTCAATTTCTATATGTTCCACGGCGGCACGAACTTCGGCTTCATGAACGGCGCCAACCATTACGACATCTACTACCCGACCATCACGAGCTACGATTACGACAGCTTGCTGACCGAAGGCGGCGCGATTACCGAAAAATACAAAGCCGTCAAAAGGGTGCTGAGCGCATACACCGAAGTGCCGGCGGATTTTGAAGAGACAGCGACGGCAACAGAATACGGAACCGTGAACGTAGGGGAAAGCGTCAGTTTGTTCGACGTCCTGGAAAGCATCAGTGAAAAAGTCGAGCACATGGTGCCGCTCCCGATGGAAGACATCGATCAGGCTTACGGCTATACGCTGTACCGCACGACGGTCAACCGCCAAGGCGAGCTGAAAATGAATTCAGGCCATATCCGCGACCGCGGCTTCATCTACATCAACGGCCGCTACGCCGCAACGACGTACATCAACGACGAAGACAAAGCGCTCGTCCTGGATTTCCCGGAACGAGTCAACACGCTGGAGATCCTGGTGGAGAACCTGGGGCGCGCCAATTACGGCGAGCATTTGACCGACCAAAAAGGCCTGCTCAAAAACCTGTGGCTCGGCGAACAGTATTTCTTCCACTGGGAAATGTTTAAGATTGAAATGGACCGCTTGCCGCTTGATTACCAGACCGGCAATGAAGAGCGGTTCCCGAAATTTTTCCGCGGCACGTTCGATGCAGTGGAAGGGCTCGATGCGTATGTTGACACACAAGGTTTCACGAAAGGCAATGTCTTCATCAACGGCTTTAACCTCGGCCGCTACTGGAACACAGCCGGGCCGCAGCAGCGCCTGTATGTGCCGGGTCCTTTATTGAAAGAAGAAAACAACGAAGTGGTCGTGCTGGAACTTGAAAACACCACGACCGACCAAATCCAATTGCTGGACCAGCCAAAGCTCGGATGACCGGGCTTGAGATAGAAGGGATGGAATCACATGATTAACGAGAAATTGCCGAAAATTTGGCACGGCGGGGACTACAACCCGGAACAATGGGATTCGCAGGAAATTTGGGACGAAGACGTACGCATGTTCAAACTGGCAGGAATTGATGTAGCGACTTTGAACGTCTTTTCATGGGCGCTGAACCAGCCGGATGAAGAGACATATAACTTTGACTGGCTCGATGAGAAAATCAACCGCCTTTACGAAAACGGCATTTACACATGCCTCGCGACGAGCACGGCAGCACATCCGGCATGGATGGCGAAAAAATACCCGGATGTCCTCCGCGTTGATTTCTACGGCAGGAAACGGAAATTCGGCAGCCGCCACAATTCCTGCCCGAACAGCCCGACGTACCGCGAATACTCCGAGAAAATCGCAGAGAAACTGGCGGAGCGCTACAAAGACCATCCGGCCGTCCTGATCTGGCACGTGGCCAACGAGTACGGCGGCTACTGCTATTGCGACAACTGCCAAACCGCTTTCCAAAACTGGCTGAGCGACAAATACGGCACGCTGGAAAAGCTGAACAAAGCATGGAACACCGGATTCTGGGGCCACACGTTCTACGAGTGGGATGAAATTGTGCCGCCGAACATGCTGAGCGAAGAACGCGAAAACAACGAGTCCGATTTCCAAGGCATTTCGCTCGATTACCGCCGCTTCCAATCGGACAGCCTGTTGGACTGCTACAAACTGGAGTACAATGCCATCCGGAAACACACGCCGAACACGCCGATCACGACCAACTTGATGGGCACATATCCGATGCTTGATTACTTCAAATGGGCAAAAGAAATGGACGTTGTGTCTTGGGACAACTACCCGGCCATCGATACGCCGTTCAGCTACACGGCGATGACGCATGATTTGATGCGCGGACTGAAGAGCGGGCAGCCGTTCATGCTGATGGAACAGACGCCGAGCCAGCAAAACTGGCAGCCATACAATTCCTTGAAGCGTCCAGGCGTCATGCGCTTATGGAGCTACCAGGCAATCGGCCGCGGCGCGGACACCATCCTGTATTTCCAATTGCGACGTTCTGTCGGCGCCTGCGAGAAATACCACGGCGCGGTCATTGAACACGTTGGCCACGAACATACGCGGGTATTCAATGAAGTCGCTCAAATCGGGCAAGAGTTCAACCAATTAGGGGATACGCTGCTTGATGCACGCGTCAACGCCAAAGTTGCCATCGTCTTTGACTGGGAAAACCGCTGGGCAGTGGAGCTGTCAAGCGGACCGTCTGTGTCGCTCGACTATGTCAACGAAGTCCATAAATACTACGACGCACTTTATAAATTAAATGTCCAAGTCGACATGATCGGCGTCGAAGAAGACTTGAGCCAATACGATGTCGTCATTGCACCGGTTCTTTACATGGTGAAAGAAGGCTATGCATCGAAAGTGGAAAGCTTCGTCGAAAACGGCGGCACGTTCCTGACAACGTTCTTCAGCGGCATTGTCAATGAAACCGACATCGTGACGCTTGGCGGATACCCGGGCGAATTGCGCAACGTCCTTGGCATTTGGGCAGAGGAAATCGATGCGCTTCATCCGGACGAAACGAATCAAATCGTTTTGAACGATGCCCGCGGACAGATGAACGGCAGCTATTCCTGCAACCTCTTGTTTGACCTGATCCATACAGAAGGCGCTGAAGCCGTTGCTGAATACGGCTCCGACTTCTACAAAGGGATGCCGGTCCTGACCGTCAACCAGTTCGGAAAAGGGAAAGCGTGGTACGTGGCGTCAAGCCCAGATGCTGACTTCCTGGTCGACTTCCTGCAGACCGTGTGCGAAGAAGCCGGCGTCGAACCGCTTCTAGCCGTACCGGAAGGCGTGGAAACAACCGAGCGTGTGAAAGACGGACAGACCTACCTGTTCGTGCTGAACCACAACAACGAAGAAGCAGCGATCGAGCTAGGGGATGGCGCGTACAAGGAATTGCTGTCCAATGAGCAAGTGAGCGGAACGGTTGGGTTGGAACCAAAAGGCGTCTTGATTTTAGCGAAGGCATAAACTGTTAACAAGAAGAACAAATTTAAAGGCAGTCCTGAAAGTCGGAGTCAGCGGCTTTTGGACTGCCTTTTTCTCTTCTTCGTATCTGGGGATGCCCGCTCGGACGCTTGGGGCATGGCTCTCACAAGAAGCCAGGGAAACCCGCCTGTCTTCTTGCTTCGCCTAGCCCACGGACGCGCCTCGCTCGGTGAGGGCTCTATTTTTAGGGAGAAAAAGATGTAAGGACTTCTATTAAAATGAGGAGTTCTATCAGCGAAGCGGCGTACCGCCGCTTTCTTCTAATTAAAGATAACTAAATTTAAAACTGAAGCCAGTGGAATGAGCAGAAGGCGGCGACTCCTGCCGAATCAGCACGAGCTGAAGATCCCGCAGGAACGCAGTGACGAGGAAGCTGAAGCCGTGCCGGCGGAAAGCGCGCGCCTGACGCGAATGGAACGTTAATCACATTACTAAAAAGAAGAGGCTGCCCCTTTGTCATTTAAAATGACTTCGGGACAGCCTCTTCAATATAGAAGGAACTTTATATTCAACAAGCTTATTTAATCCGCAACTCCGTATCAATATCGAAGAAATGGGCTTTGTTCATATCGAATGCCATGTCGATCGTTTGGCCGGCTTGCACATTGAAGCGGGCGTCCACGCGGGCGATGAAGTCCTGGTCGTTCACTTTTGAATACAGGACAATTTCAGATCCCATCAATTCCGACACTTCGACAAACGCGACGATTTTCGTGTGCGGCGAATGCTGCAGGAACAACGGCTCATCGTGGATATCTTCCGGACGGATGCCGAGGATGATTTCTTTGTCAGCGTACCCTTGGTCGCGCAAAGTCTTCAGTTTTCCTTCAGGCACAAGCACTTTGATGCCTTCCATCACGAACGAATCGCCGACGATTTTTCCGCGTAGGAAGTTCATGGACGGCGAACCGATAAAGCCGCCGACGAACATATTGTCCGGCAAGTCGTATACTTCTTTCGGTGATCCGACCTGCTGGATAAAGCCGTCTTTCATGACGACAAGGCGTGTCGCCATTGTCATCGCTTCGGTCTGATCGTGGGTTACGTAAACGGTCGTCGTCTGCAGGCGGCGATGCAGCTTCTGGATCTCGGCGCGCATCTGCACACGCAGTTTGGCATCCAAGTTGGAGAGCGGCTCATCCATTAGGAATACTTCCGCGTCGCGGACGATGGCGCGTCCTAAAGCAACACGCTGGCGCTGTCCACCCGATAAGGCTTTCGGCTTGCGGTCCAAATAATCATCAAGGCCGAGAATGCTCGAGGCATTCGCCACCCGTGATTTGATATCGTCTTTTTTCATTTTACGCAGCTTCAAGCTGAACGCCATATTGTCATAAACGCTCATATGCGGGTAAAGGGCATAGTTTTGGAAGACCATCGCAATGTCGCGGTCTTTCGGCGAGACATCGTTGACACGTCTGTCGCCGATGTACAAGTCGCCTTGTGTGATGTCTTCAAGGCCGGCAATCATCCGAAGCGTCGTTGACTTTCCGCAGCCTGAAGGGCCGACGAGAACGAGGAACTCTTTGTCGCGAATTTCCAGGTTGAAGTCCTGTACGGATACAACCCCTTTTTCGTATTCTTTTCTGATGTTCACTAAATTCAAGCCTGCCATTTGATTCCCTCCAATGTGTGTAAGTGCTTTCATTAACTAGTAAAAGCATACCGTAAAGCCGGAATTCCGGTAATGGCAAGGATGCACAAAGATACGGGGAGTCTTCGTGCATCTTGACCAATGTCAGCGGATTCCGTTGATTGAACCGCTTGCTGCGGGCTGATTCAAGGTCTGGATAAACCGGTCGAACGCTTCTTTTTCTTTTAACACTCCGGCGTCTTCAAGGATGCGGACGAACTTTTTGCCCAATTCTTTTTGCAGGGTTGCTTCCGCTTCTTCGCGCTGAGAAAGCGTGCCATACTGCTCTTTTAATTGTTCTGCCCATTCCTGGTGGGGAGGAGAGACAGTGTCTGCATTTCCGAGCAGGAATTCCTCGATTTCCGCCAGTTCCTCTTTTAAGCGGGGCGGCAAAACGGCAAGCCCCATCACTTCAATCAAACCGATATTTTCTTTCTTGATGTGATGGACATCTGCGTGCGGATGGAAGATCCCTGACGGATGTTCCGCTGTTGTGCGGTTGTTTCGGAGCACCAAATCGATTTCAAACAGTCCGCTGCGTTTTCGCGCAATCGGCGTAATAGTGTTGTGCGGTGTGTCGCCAGTGAATGCCAATACATCGGCTTCTTCATCCGAATACGTTTTCCACTTCTGCAAAATCTCATCCGCTGCATCGACGAGGCTTCCGATTTCGCTGCCTTTCAAGCGGATCACCGACATCGGCCATTTCACGACGGATGCCGCGATGTCCGGATAGGCGGCCAGCGGAAAGATGAACGCGTCTTCCGCTTTGGTCATGGCAAATTCATAGCGCCCGGCCTGGTAATGGTCGTGGCTTAAGATAGAGCCCCCGACAATCGGCAAATCCGCATTCGAGCCGACAAAGTAATGGGGGAAGCGTTCGGTAAAAGCAAGCAGGCGTTTAAAGCCACTGCGGTCGATTTTCATGTCGCGGTGTTCTTTTGAAAGCAGGATGCTGTGTTCGTTGTAATAGACGTAAGGCGAGTACTGGAAATACCAGTTTTCACCGGCAAGCGGCACCTCAACGACGCGGTGGTTGGCGCGTGCCGGGTAGCCGATGCGCCCCGCGTAGCCAACGTTTTCTTTGCACAAGAGGCATTTCGGATAAGAGAGCGTCTGCTTCATCTCGCGTTCGCGCTTGATCTGTTCCGGATCTTTCTCAGGCTTAGACAAATTGATTGTGATGTCCATTTCGCCGTATTTAGATTCCGCTTTATAGGAAATGTTTTTGCGGATCCGGTTCATCTGGATGTAGTTGCTGTTTTGGCTCAGTTCGTAAAAATAATCCGTTGCCGCTTCCGGCGACTCCGCGTATTTCTCATCAAATGCTGCATTGATAGCAGAAGGCCGTGCAACTAAACAGTTCATGATATTGGCTGACAGCATTTCCTTGTCGTCAAAGATGTCTTCGATGACGCCTTTTTCTACGGCATAGCCAACCAAAGTTTCGAGCAGGTTCGGGATGGTGTCGTCCGCCGGTTCGAGCGCTCCTTTGGGGAATGATTGCAATCCAAGCAGGTACATCGCCTGGTTGCGGGTATAATCGCTGTCTGCGGCTTCAATGAGTCCCGTCTCGAGGGCTTTTTGGACAAGCCCGGCAAGTGTTTGATAGATCATTTCAACACTTCCTTTTCGTAGCCGGATGGGTTTTTAGAATGCCAGTTCCAGGCATCTTCGATGATTTTTTCAACGGACGTATGGACGGGATTCCAGCCTAGCACGGTTCTCGCTTTGTCGGAACTGGCAATCAGGATGCTCGGGTCGCCTGCGCGGCGTGCACCCGTTTTTACCGGGATTTCCTTGCCGGTCACTGAACGGGCAGCGGAAATCATTTCGTTGACGGAAAAGCCTTGGCTGCTCCCTAGGTTAAAGACATCGCTGTCGCCGCCTTGTCTCAAATAGTCGAGTGCCAGTAAATGCGCACGGATCAAGTCTTCGACGTGGACGTAATCGCGGATGCACGTGCCGTCCTCAGTATCGTAGTCATCGCCGAACACAGTGATTTCGCTTCGCTGCCCAAGTGCTGTCTGCAAAATCAATGGCACAAGATGGGATTCCGGATGGTGGTCTTCGCCGATTTCGGCGCCTTCTCTTGCACCGGCAACGTTGAAATAGCGCAGCGACACGAATTTCAACCTATGCGCAAGGCCGGTCCACTTCATGAGCTTTTCCATGGTGAGCTTGGTTTCGCCGTAAGTGCTCGTCGGAACGGTCGGCATCTTTTCGGTGATCGGCACTGCTTCCGGTTCGCCGTAAGTGGCAGCGGTGGAAGAAAAGACGATTTTCCCGACGCCGTGCTTGGTCATCGCCTGCAACAATACCTGTGTTCCGTAGACGTTGTTGTCGAAATACTTCAAAGGATTCTCCATCGATTCGCCGACCAGGGAATTGGCAGCGAAATGGACAACTTCGTCAATCGCTTCTTTTTCAAAAACAAAATTGAGAAACGCAGCGTCCCGGATATCGCCTTCGTAAAATACCGCTTCCGGGTGGACCGCTTCCCGGTGGCCTGTTTCCAAATTGTCGACAACGACAACCCGCGTTCCTTGGTCGATCAATTGGTAGACCGCGTGCGATCCGATATATCCAGCTCCGCCTAATACTAAAACCGTCATGGTCAAAACTCCTCTACAAGTTCTTTGGCGCCATCCGAAATTTGCGCCTCATAAAAAGAAGGGGCGTAGCCGA is from Planococcus liqunii and encodes:
- a CDS encoding alpha-galactosidase, translated to MPILYNGSTREFHLQTEKTSYIFSVMENGQLGQLYYGKKLRHRESFERLFHVEATPNTACTTEGDLVFSLDLVKQEYPAYGTTDFREPAYQVLQEGGSRITDFVYQDHRIFGGKEKLEGLPATYSENDREATTLEITLYDKEIDVEVRLSYTVFEELDAIARSARFTNYGEADVNLTRALSVSIDLPDANFEMVQLSGAWARERHIKNRRLVPGLQSIASTRGTSSAQQNPFLALKRPETTEHQGEVYGASLVYSGNFLAQVEVDHYDTARLMMGINPFDFNWLLKNGESFQAPEAVLVYSDAGLNGMSQTYHQLYRTRLARGKWRDRERPVLINNWEATYFDFDEQKIFELAQSSKELGVELFVLDDGWFGKRDADTSSLGDWFEDKRKLPNGITQLAKAISGLGMEFGLWFEPEMVSKASDLYNAHPDWVIHVPNRRMSHGRNQLVLDFSRQEVVDYIYGLMAKVLRDAPISYVKWDMNRYMTEVGSLDLPADRQREVAHRYILGVYSLYERLTSKFPHVLFESCAGGGSRFDPGLLHYAPQGWTSDDTDAVERLKIQYGTSLVYPVSSMGAHVSAVPNHQVGRVTSLETRANVAYFGAFGYELDVTMMTDAEKEQVKEQIRFYKENRSLIQQGQFYRIESPFAEDGNRTSWLVVSDDQSEALLGYYQILSTPNPGLSRIFFKGLNPEFEYAIEGLDATFYGDELMGAGLQLNRYRLSEHPADFSSVVYKVKRV
- the galT gene encoding UDP-glucose--hexose-1-phosphate uridylyltransferase codes for the protein MIYQTLAGLVQKALETGLIEAADSDYTRNQAMYLLGLQSFPKGALEPADDTIPNLLETLVGYAVEKGVIEDIFDDKEMLSANIMNCLVARPSAINAAFDEKYAESPEAATDYFYELSQNSNYIQMNRIRKNISYKAESKYGEMDITINLSKPEKDPEQIKREREMKQTLSYPKCLLCKENVGYAGRIGYPARANHRVVEVPLAGENWYFQYSPYVYYNEHSILLSKEHRDMKIDRSGFKRLLAFTERFPHYFVGSNADLPIVGGSILSHDHYQAGRYEFAMTKAEDAFIFPLAAYPDIAASVVKWPMSVIRLKGSEIGSLVDAADEILQKWKTYSDEEADVLAFTGDTPHNTITPIARKRSGLFEIDLVLRNNRTTAEHPSGIFHPHADVHHIKKENIGLIEVMGLAVLPPRLKEELAEIEEFLLGNADTVSPPHQEWAEQLKEQYGTLSQREEAEATLQKELGKKFVRILEDAGVLKEKEAFDRFIQTLNQPAASGSINGIR
- a CDS encoding carbohydrate ABC transporter permease; translated protein: MKNIKRAFIYVFLSLAAIVSIFPFLWMLVSITNKSSDVTKGRLLPGTHLIENMTTLFESVDIVPALVNSTIIAVITTVVTLLLASLAGYGFEIHRSRGKDIVFNILLLSMMIPFAAIMVPLYRMFGSISDTAPLFGIDSLGAVILPTATTAFFIFFFRQNTKMFPKDLVEAGRIDGLSEIGVFFRIYMPTMKTTYAAAAIITFMNSWNNYLWPLVILQSPEKRTIPLLISNLGSSYSPDYGVIMSAIVIATLPTALVFFLMQKHFVAGMMGSVKG
- a CDS encoding beta-galactosidase, producing the protein MINEKLPKIWHGGDYNPEQWDSQEIWDEDVRMFKLAGIDVATLNVFSWALNQPDEETYNFDWLDEKINRLYENGIYTCLATSTAAHPAWMAKKYPDVLRVDFYGRKRKFGSRHNSCPNSPTYREYSEKIAEKLAERYKDHPAVLIWHVANEYGGYCYCDNCQTAFQNWLSDKYGTLEKLNKAWNTGFWGHTFYEWDEIVPPNMLSEERENNESDFQGISLDYRRFQSDSLLDCYKLEYNAIRKHTPNTPITTNLMGTYPMLDYFKWAKEMDVVSWDNYPAIDTPFSYTAMTHDLMRGLKSGQPFMLMEQTPSQQNWQPYNSLKRPGVMRLWSYQAIGRGADTILYFQLRRSVGACEKYHGAVIEHVGHEHTRVFNEVAQIGQEFNQLGDTLLDARVNAKVAIVFDWENRWAVELSSGPSVSLDYVNEVHKYYDALYKLNVQVDMIGVEEDLSQYDVVIAPVLYMVKEGYASKVESFVENGGTFLTTFFSGIVNETDIVTLGGYPGELRNVLGIWAEEIDALHPDETNQIVLNDARGQMNGSYSCNLLFDLIHTEGAEAVAEYGSDFYKGMPVLTVNQFGKGKAWYVASSPDADFLVDFLQTVCEEAGVEPLLAVPEGVETTERVKDGQTYLFVLNHNNEEAAIELGDGAYKELLSNEQVSGTVGLEPKGVLILAKA
- a CDS encoding carbohydrate ABC transporter permease — protein: MNQQATKKDELDLPLRYKETRREKTGVFFKKKVGWLFVIVSVIAITIFNFYPMVQAFLLSFQSGMGSNLEYVGLANWQRLFGDPTFIAALTNTSIYLLIQVPLMIVLALFFSVLLNDPNLKFKGFFRIAIFLPCVTSLVAYSVIFKYLFGVDGIINVFLLNFGFISETINFLADPFWAKVVIILAITWRWTGYNMIFYLAALQNVDKSIYEAAKIDGANSIQQFFQITVPMLKPIILFTSITSTIGTLQIFDEIVNITNGGPGNATISISQYIYNLSFEYTPDFGYASTVSYVIVILVVILSIIQFRVAGEKK
- a CDS encoding glycoside hydrolase family 35 protein, giving the protein MLTVKNESFYFDEKPFQILSGGIHYFRTVPEQWEDRLQKLKALGLNTVETYIPWNFHEPKKGEFQFSGMADIEQFIELAQRVGLYVILRPAPYICAEWEMGGLPSWLLKDKGLVMRSSDPSFLKHVEDYFAVLLPKFKRHLCQNGGPVIAMQIENEYGAYGNDLAYLDFYKDQYQKHGLDTFLFTSDGPDFITQGSLPDVTTTLNFGSRVDESFNALEAFKPGSPKMVAEFWIGWFDYWSGEHTVRSGDDVAAVFKEIMDKNISVNFYMFHGGTNFGFMNGANHYDIYYPTITSYDYDSLLTEGGAITEKYKAVKRVLSAYTEVPADFEETATATEYGTVNVGESVSLFDVLESISEKVEHMVPLPMEDIDQAYGYTLYRTTVNRQGELKMNSGHIRDRGFIYINGRYAATTYINDEDKALVLDFPERVNTLEILVENLGRANYGEHLTDQKGLLKNLWLGEQYFFHWEMFKIEMDRLPLDYQTGNEERFPKFFRGTFDAVEGLDAYVDTQGFTKGNVFINGFNLGRYWNTAGPQQRLYVPGPLLKEENNEVVVLELENTTTDQIQLLDQPKLG
- a CDS encoding ABC transporter ATP-binding protein, which encodes MAGLNLVNIRKEYEKGVVSVQDFNLEIRDKEFLVLVGPSGCGKSTTLRMIAGLEDITQGDLYIGDRRVNDVSPKDRDIAMVFQNYALYPHMSVYDNMAFSLKLRKMKKDDIKSRVANASSILGLDDYLDRKPKALSGGQRQRVALGRAIVRDAEVFLMDEPLSNLDAKLRVQMRAEIQKLHRRLQTTTVYVTHDQTEAMTMATRLVVMKDGFIQQVGSPKEVYDLPDNMFVGGFIGSPSMNFLRGKIVGDSFVMEGIKVLVPEGKLKTLRDQGYADKEIILGIRPEDIHDEPLFLQHSPHTKIVAFVEVSELMGSEIVLYSKVNDQDFIARVDARFNVQAGQTIDMAFDMNKAHFFDIDTELRIK